In Pseudomonas poae, a single genomic region encodes these proteins:
- a CDS encoding DEAD/DEAH box helicase, which translates to MTQETGGFAAFNLNPNILAAVAATGYEEPSAIQQQSIPIIMAGKDMIGQAQTGTGKTAAFALPILHCIDPAKREPQALILAPTRELALQVATAFETYAKQMPGVTVVAVYGGAPMGPQLKAIRNGAQIVVATPGRLCDHLRRDEKVLSTVNHLVLDEADEMLKLGFMDDLEVIFKALPPTRQTVLFSATLPQSIRAIAERHLRDPEHVKIQTKTQTVTAIEQAHLLVHADQKTSAVLSLLEVEDFDALIMFVRTKQATLDLASALEAKGYKAAALNGDIAQNQRERVIDSLKDGRLDIVVATDVAARGLDVPRITHVFNVDMPYDPESYVHRIGRTGRAGREGRALLLVTPRERRMLQVIERVTGQKVAEVRLPDAQAVLDARIKKLTNSLSPLVADAESTHGDLLDRLTADIGCTPRALAAALLRKATNGQALTLAAIEKERPLVPNSAPRGDRPERSGDRPDRGDRERRAPVPLAEGRARCRTALGARDGIAAKNLLGAILNEGGLAREAIGRIQVRDSFSLVELPEDGLEKLLAKLKDTRVAGKQLKLRRYRED; encoded by the coding sequence ATGACCCAGGAAACCGGCGGCTTCGCCGCTTTTAATCTTAACCCGAACATTCTTGCAGCCGTCGCAGCGACCGGCTACGAAGAACCTTCGGCGATTCAGCAGCAATCGATCCCGATCATCATGGCCGGCAAGGACATGATTGGCCAGGCGCAAACCGGTACCGGTAAAACCGCCGCGTTCGCCCTGCCTATCCTGCACTGCATCGATCCTGCCAAGCGCGAACCGCAAGCCCTGATCCTGGCGCCAACCCGTGAGTTGGCGCTGCAAGTAGCAACCGCTTTCGAAACCTACGCCAAGCAAATGCCAGGTGTAACCGTTGTGGCCGTTTACGGCGGCGCGCCTATGGGCCCACAACTGAAAGCAATCCGTAATGGCGCACAAATTGTTGTCGCCACTCCGGGTCGTCTGTGCGACCACCTGCGTCGTGACGAAAAAGTCCTGTCGACCGTGAACCACCTGGTTCTGGACGAAGCTGACGAAATGTTGAAGCTGGGCTTCATGGATGACCTGGAAGTCATCTTCAAGGCACTGCCTCCAACCCGTCAGACCGTACTGTTCTCGGCCACCCTGCCACAGTCGATCCGTGCCATTGCCGAGCGCCACCTGCGTGACCCAGAGCACGTCAAGATCCAGACCAAGACTCAGACCGTTACCGCGATCGAACAGGCTCACCTGTTGGTTCACGCTGACCAGAAGACCTCGGCTGTATTGAGCCTGCTGGAAGTCGAAGACTTCGACGCCCTGATCATGTTCGTGCGCACCAAGCAAGCGACCCTGGACCTGGCCAGTGCCCTGGAAGCCAAAGGCTACAAAGCCGCTGCGCTGAACGGTGACATCGCCCAGAACCAACGTGAGCGCGTGATCGACTCCCTCAAGGATGGCCGTCTGGACATCGTTGTAGCGACCGACGTTGCTGCTCGTGGCCTTGACGTTCCACGTATCACCCACGTGTTCAACGTTGACATGCCTTACGATCCAGAGTCCTACGTTCACCGTATCGGCCGTACCGGCCGTGCCGGTCGCGAAGGTCGTGCACTGTTGCTGGTGACTCCACGTGAGCGCCGCATGCTGCAAGTGATCGAGCGTGTGACCGGTCAGAAAGTTGCCGAAGTCCGTCTGCCGGATGCCCAGGCTGTTCTGGATGCTCGCATCAAGAAACTGACCAACAGCCTGTCGCCACTGGTGGCTGACGCTGAGTCGACCCACGGCGACCTGTTGGACCGCCTGACCGCCGATATCGGCTGCACCCCACGTGCCCTGGCTGCCGCCCTGCTGCGCAAGGCAACCAACGGTCAGGCCCTGACCCTGGCAGCCATCGAGAAAGAACGTCCATTGGTTCCGAACAGCGCGCCACGCGGTGATCGTCCAGAGCGTTCCGGTGACCGTCCAGACCGTGGTGATCGTGAGCGTCGTGCTCCGGTTCCATTGGCTGAAGGCCGTGCTCGTTGCCGTACCGCGCTGGGCGCGCGTGATGGTATCGCTGCCAAGAACCTGCTGGGCGCTATCCTCAATGAGGGTGGCCTGGCACGTGAAGCCATCGGTCGCATCCAGGTTCGTGACAGCTTCTCCCTGGTGGAGCTGCCGGAAGACGGTCTGGAAAAACTGCTGGCCAAGCTGAAAGACACTCGCGTTGCCGGTAAGCAGTTGAAGCTGCGTCGCTACCGCGAAGATTGA
- a CDS encoding crotonase/enoyl-CoA hydratase family protein, with protein MNEATSSRVSRELQGHVLLLGLDRVAKRNAFDLELLNELSLAYGEFDRTDEARVAVVFAHGEHFTAGLDLANVSAVMASGWQPPLGGCDPWGVFAGPRVSKPVIIAAQGYCLTIGIELMLAADINLCASNTRFAQMEVQRGIFPFGGATLRFHQIAGWGNAMRWLLTGDEFDAHEALRLGLVQEVMASEDLLPRAVELANRIARQAPLGVQATLMSARLARMEGETVAAAALPPMVDKLLNSEDAKEGVRAMVEKRPGVFKGI; from the coding sequence ATGAATGAAGCCACCAGCAGTCGCGTCAGCCGTGAGTTACAGGGCCATGTCCTGCTGTTGGGCTTGGATCGGGTGGCCAAGCGCAATGCTTTCGACCTGGAATTGCTCAACGAGCTGAGCCTGGCCTATGGCGAATTTGATCGAACTGACGAGGCGCGTGTTGCCGTGGTATTTGCCCACGGAGAGCACTTTACCGCCGGCTTGGACCTGGCCAACGTCAGTGCCGTGATGGCCAGCGGCTGGCAACCTCCCTTGGGCGGGTGCGATCCATGGGGCGTGTTTGCCGGCCCTCGGGTGAGCAAGCCGGTGATCATCGCCGCCCAGGGTTACTGCCTGACCATTGGTATCGAGCTGATGCTGGCGGCGGACATCAACCTCTGCGCGAGCAATACGCGTTTTGCACAGATGGAAGTACAGCGTGGGATCTTTCCGTTTGGCGGTGCGACATTGCGCTTTCATCAGATCGCCGGTTGGGGCAATGCGATGCGCTGGTTGCTGACCGGTGATGAGTTCGATGCACACGAGGCGTTGCGCCTGGGCCTGGTGCAGGAAGTGATGGCCAGCGAAGACTTGTTGCCTCGCGCCGTCGAGTTGGCCAACCGTATTGCGCGTCAGGCACCGCTCGGGGTGCAGGCCACATTGATGTCGGCACGGCTGGCGCGAATGGAAGGGGAAACCGTGGCGGCTGCGGCATTGCCGCCGATGGTGGATAAACTGCTGAACAGCGAGGATGCCAAGGAAGGAGTGCGGGCGATGGTCGAGAAGCGGCCCGGAGTGTTCAAAGGTATTTGA
- a CDS encoding spermidine synthase: MTEERVERLLAEVHDDFGMIRVLEVADYRFLEFGDAIEQSCVFTADPSWLEYDYTRAMLIGALCHEQPESALFLGLGAGTLTQACLKFLPLDDVEAIELRPDVPRLAIEYLGLDDDPRLYIRIGDALQLLDTAESADLIFVDLYTDVGPGVGHLAWTFLENCQKKLNPGGWLVINQWATDDGKPLGAALLRGLYHRHYWELPVKEGNVILLVPSELDQRLDLEGLSARAEALAPRLGYSLQSLIKAIRPAT; encoded by the coding sequence ATGACAGAGGAGCGTGTCGAGCGCCTGCTGGCCGAGGTCCACGACGACTTCGGCATGATCCGTGTGCTCGAAGTGGCCGATTACCGGTTTCTCGAATTCGGCGACGCCATTGAGCAGAGCTGCGTGTTTACCGCAGACCCTAGCTGGCTGGAATACGACTACACCCGCGCCATGTTGATTGGTGCGCTGTGCCACGAGCAGCCCGAAAGTGCGCTGTTTCTCGGGCTGGGTGCAGGTACGTTGACCCAGGCGTGCCTCAAGTTTCTGCCGCTGGACGATGTGGAAGCTATTGAGCTGCGCCCAGATGTGCCGCGCCTGGCCATCGAATACCTGGGGTTGGATGACGACCCTCGGCTGTACATCCGCATTGGCGACGCCCTGCAGTTGCTGGACACCGCTGAGTCGGCCGACCTGATTTTCGTCGACCTGTATACGGACGTCGGCCCGGGCGTCGGGCACTTGGCCTGGACCTTTCTGGAAAACTGCCAGAAAAAGCTCAACCCCGGTGGCTGGCTGGTGATCAACCAGTGGGCTACCGACGACGGCAAACCGTTGGGGGCGGCGTTGTTGCGTGGGTTGTACCACCGGCATTACTGGGAGTTGCCGGTGAAGGAGGGCAATGTGATTTTGCTGGTGCCTTCGGAACTGGATCAGAGGCTGGACCTGGAGGGGCTTTCGGCGCGTGCCGAGGCCTTGGCGCCGCGGTTGGGGTATTCGTTGCAGTCGTTGATCAAGGCGATTCGGCCGGCGACCTAG
- a CDS encoding 3-deoxy-7-phosphoheptulonate synthase class II codes for MSQPWSPDSWRALPIQQQPQYPDAAHLLHVEQSLASYPPLVFAGEARELRRQFAEVTQGRAFLLQGGDCAESFAEFSAAKIRDTFKVLLQMAIVMTFAAGCPVVKVGRMAGQFAKPRSANDETIDGITLPAYRGDIVNGIGFDEKSRVPDPDRLLQSYHQSTATLNLLRAFAQGGFADLHQVHKWNLDFIANSALAEKYSQLADRIDETLAFMRACGMDSSPQLRETSFFTAHEALLLNYEQAFVRRDSLTNDYYDCSAHMLWIGDRTRQLDGAHVEFLRGVNNPIGVKVGPSMNPEDLIRLIDILNPDNDPGRLNLIARMGAGKVGDHLPGLIRAVQREGKQVLWSSDPMHGNTIKASSGYKTRDFAQILGEVKEFFQVHQAEGSYAGGIHIEMTGQNVTECIGGARPITEDGLSDRYHTHCDPRMNADQSLELAFLIAETLKQVKR; via the coding sequence ATGAGCCAACCCTGGAGCCCCGACAGCTGGCGCGCCCTGCCGATCCAGCAACAACCCCAGTACCCGGACGCTGCGCATTTGCTGCACGTGGAGCAAAGCCTGGCCAGCTACCCGCCGCTGGTGTTTGCCGGGGAAGCGCGTGAATTGCGCCGCCAGTTCGCCGAAGTGACCCAGGGTCGCGCCTTCCTGTTGCAGGGCGGTGACTGCGCCGAGAGTTTTGCCGAGTTCTCCGCCGCCAAAATCCGCGACACCTTCAAGGTGCTGCTGCAGATGGCCATCGTGATGACGTTTGCCGCCGGCTGTCCGGTGGTGAAAGTCGGGCGCATGGCCGGTCAGTTCGCCAAGCCGCGCTCGGCCAACGACGAAACCATCGACGGCATCACCCTGCCCGCCTACCGTGGCGATATCGTCAACGGTATTGGCTTCGATGAAAAAAGCCGTGTACCGGACCCGGACCGCCTGCTGCAGTCCTACCATCAGTCCACCGCCACCCTGAACCTGTTGCGCGCCTTTGCCCAGGGCGGTTTCGCCGACCTGCACCAGGTGCACAAGTGGAACCTGGACTTCATCGCCAACTCCGCCTTGGCCGAGAAATACAGCCAACTGGCCGACCGCATCGACGAAACCCTGGCGTTCATGCGCGCCTGTGGCATGGACAGCTCGCCGCAATTGCGCGAAACCAGTTTCTTCACGGCCCACGAAGCGCTGCTGCTCAACTATGAGCAAGCGTTTGTACGTCGTGACAGCCTGACCAACGACTACTACGACTGCTCGGCCCACATGCTGTGGATCGGCGACCGTACCCGCCAGTTGGATGGCGCCCATGTCGAGTTCCTGCGCGGGGTGAACAACCCGATCGGCGTCAAGGTCGGCCCGAGCATGAACCCCGAGGACCTGATCCGTCTGATCGACATCCTCAACCCGGACAACGATCCCGGCCGCCTCAACCTGATCGCGCGCATGGGCGCAGGCAAGGTTGGCGACCACCTGCCGGGCCTGATTCGTGCTGTTCAGCGCGAGGGCAAGCAGGTGCTATGGAGCTCCGACCCGATGCACGGCAACACCATCAAGGCCAGCAGCGGCTACAAGACTCGCGACTTTGCGCAGATTCTTGGCGAAGTGAAGGAGTTCTTCCAGGTGCACCAGGCCGAGGGCAGCTACGCTGGCGGGATTCATATCGAGATGACCGGGCAGAATGTCACCGAATGCATCGGTGGCGCGCGACCGATCACTGAAGATGGCTTGTCGGACCGGTATCACACGCACTGTGACCCGCGGATGAATGCTGACCAATCGCTGGAATTGGCGTTTTTGATTGCCGAGACGTTGAAGCAGGTTAAACGCTGA
- a CDS encoding DUF1127 domain-containing protein, with product MYCIRNIRWIDLKRRHTLVPSPREGEKMKGQRGFVLVAKRPFSRVLNALCRWHERQLLVNLSDDALKDIGLNRVDVEHERRLPVWQDPLRK from the coding sequence ATGTATTGCATAAGAAACATTCGTTGGATTGATCTTAAGCGCCGGCACACACTTGTGCCATCCCCACGGGAGGGCGAGAAGATGAAAGGTCAACGTGGTTTTGTATTAGTGGCCAAGCGGCCGTTTTCCAGGGTGCTCAATGCACTGTGCCGCTGGCATGAGCGCCAATTGCTGGTGAATTTGAGCGACGATGCACTCAAGGATATTGGGCTCAATCGGGTCGATGTGGAGCACGAGCGTCGCCTGCCCGTGTGGCAAGACCCCCTGCGAAAGTGA
- a CDS encoding LysR family transcriptional regulator, whose amino-acid sequence MQYISEIDQLTSFPSIDTEVLRTFVAIADQGGFTRAGELVNRTQSAVSMQMKRLEEDVLQRKLFERDGRQVRLTPEGQVLLGYARRILKLHSEVFNTLREPHMVGLVRIGTPDDYVMRFLPGILKQFSKAYPLIQIEMHCEASTVLMQRRDLALTVISREPGNDIGELLRTERMVWAAAPSFCVDEHDALPLAISGADCLYTQWARTALEMAGRDYRLAYHSSNGAAIQAVVSAGLAVMVSMESLVTPDLRVLGRDEGFPPLPSMNLRLLRNLGIASPITDCLAEYIVEGFKL is encoded by the coding sequence ATGCAATACATCTCAGAGATTGATCAATTGACCAGCTTCCCGAGCATCGACACTGAAGTGCTGCGTACCTTCGTCGCCATCGCCGATCAGGGCGGTTTCACCCGCGCTGGCGAACTGGTGAACCGCACCCAATCGGCGGTGAGCATGCAGATGAAGCGCCTGGAGGAGGACGTACTGCAGCGCAAACTGTTCGAACGTGATGGCCGCCAGGTGCGGCTGACACCCGAAGGCCAGGTGTTGTTGGGCTATGCGCGACGCATCCTGAAATTGCACAGCGAGGTGTTTAACACCCTGCGCGAGCCGCATATGGTGGGCCTGGTGCGCATCGGCACGCCGGACGACTACGTGATGCGTTTCCTGCCGGGGATTCTCAAGCAGTTTTCCAAGGCGTATCCGCTGATCCAGATCGAAATGCACTGCGAGGCCTCCACCGTGCTGATGCAGCGACGCGACCTGGCGCTGACCGTAATCAGCCGCGAGCCCGGCAATGATATCGGCGAACTATTGCGCACCGAGCGCATGGTGTGGGCCGCCGCGCCGAGCTTCTGCGTGGACGAGCACGATGCACTGCCCCTGGCGATTTCCGGCGCCGACTGCCTCTACACCCAGTGGGCACGTACCGCACTGGAGATGGCTGGGCGCGATTATCGCCTGGCCTATCACAGCTCCAACGGAGCGGCGATCCAGGCGGTAGTGAGCGCGGGCCTGGCAGTGATGGTCAGCATGGAAAGCCTGGTGACTCCAGACCTGCGGGTACTCGGTCGCGATGAGGGCTTCCCGCCACTGCCGTCGATGAATCTGCGCTTGCTGCGCAACCTTGGGATTGCTTCGCCAATCACCGATTGCCTGGCGGAGTACATCGTCGAAGGCTTCAAACTTTAA
- a CDS encoding sulfite exporter TauE/SafE family protein translates to MLDLALYLVLGVALGTVGGLFGIGGGLIAIPVLGVFFGLDQQIAQGTALVMVVPNVMLALWRYHQRNHIYLRHALPLGVMGFSFAWLGSIWAVGLDAGLMRIGFIAFLMALSAYNLLRMFTRNAPPTAEMRYSWPWLGVLGAASGSMGGLFGVGGAVIATPVLTSLFGTTQVVAQGLSLALALPSTGVTLVTYAWHHEVDWLIGAPLAVGGLLSISWGVKVAHALPERTLRGLFCAFLMVCAVMLTFKV, encoded by the coding sequence GTGTTGGATTTAGCGTTGTACCTGGTATTGGGTGTGGCTTTGGGCACCGTGGGTGGCCTGTTCGGGATTGGCGGCGGGCTGATCGCGATCCCAGTGCTGGGGGTATTTTTCGGCCTGGACCAGCAGATCGCCCAGGGCACCGCGTTGGTCATGGTGGTGCCTAACGTGATGTTGGCGCTGTGGCGTTATCATCAGCGTAATCACATTTACCTGCGCCACGCACTGCCGCTGGGCGTCATGGGTTTCAGCTTCGCGTGGTTGGGCTCGATCTGGGCGGTGGGCCTGGATGCGGGCTTGATGCGCATCGGTTTTATCGCCTTCCTCATGGCGCTGTCGGCTTACAACCTGTTGCGCATGTTCACCCGTAACGCGCCGCCCACCGCCGAAATGCGCTACTCCTGGCCATGGCTCGGTGTGCTCGGTGCGGCGTCCGGGTCCATGGGCGGTTTGTTTGGCGTGGGCGGCGCGGTGATCGCCACGCCGGTGCTGACCAGTCTGTTCGGTACCACACAAGTGGTTGCCCAAGGTTTGTCCTTGGCGCTGGCACTGCCGAGCACTGGCGTGACGCTCGTGACCTATGCCTGGCACCACGAGGTGGACTGGTTGATCGGCGCGCCCCTGGCGGTGGGCGGCCTGCTCAGTATCAGTTGGGGTGTGAAAGTCGCCCACGCTTTGCCGGAGCGGACCTTGCGCGGCCTGTTCTGCGCGTTCCTGATGGTGTGTGCGGTGATGCTGACGTTTAAAGTTTGA
- a CDS encoding LysR family transcriptional regulator — protein MNPNTLTDQLSLFLDVLETGSFSAAARRHPLTPSAVARRIDSLEGSVGSRLFQRSTHAVVPTPAGLAFAERARRIVSELQLARAEAVSLSHAPEGLIRVDAPAAFGRRHLAPVIADFLNVYPGLDVHLHLIDSFVDMQGAHLGKVDLVLRAGHIVDTRLIATPLASIVRIACASPAYLKSRGTPTHPRELSEHDGLDWDGLAPMFAWRFELDGRRATYRPQRIRMSANNAEALLSGALAGLGIAHLPTWLASEYLVRGELLPLFCEDGLPSPETTGIYALRLEQQPNARSRLLLEYLKSRFSPIPPWDLALQSGLA, from the coding sequence ATGAACCCCAATACCCTGACCGATCAACTGAGCCTGTTTCTCGATGTACTTGAAACGGGCAGCTTTTCCGCCGCCGCGCGTCGCCATCCGTTGACCCCTTCGGCGGTAGCACGGCGGATCGACAGCCTGGAAGGTTCGGTGGGCAGCCGGCTGTTCCAGCGCAGTACCCACGCAGTAGTCCCGACCCCGGCCGGCCTGGCGTTTGCCGAACGCGCACGACGGATTGTCAGCGAGCTGCAACTGGCACGTGCCGAAGCCGTGTCCTTGAGCCATGCGCCGGAAGGCTTGATCCGGGTGGACGCACCAGCAGCATTTGGCCGGCGCCACCTGGCGCCGGTGATTGCGGACTTCCTCAACGTGTACCCGGGCCTGGATGTGCACTTGCACTTGATCGACAGCTTTGTGGACATGCAGGGCGCGCATCTGGGTAAAGTCGACTTGGTACTGCGTGCCGGGCATATCGTCGACACTCGGCTGATCGCCACCCCTCTGGCCAGCATCGTACGCATCGCCTGTGCCAGCCCGGCCTACCTGAAAAGCCGGGGTACTCCGACTCACCCGCGCGAACTCAGTGAGCATGACGGCCTCGACTGGGACGGCCTGGCCCCGATGTTCGCCTGGCGCTTCGAGTTGGATGGGCGCCGCGCCACCTACCGTCCGCAACGCATCCGCATGAGCGCCAACAATGCCGAAGCCTTGCTGTCTGGAGCCCTCGCCGGGCTGGGCATCGCCCACCTCCCCACCTGGCTGGCCAGTGAATACCTGGTGCGCGGCGAACTGTTGCCACTGTTTTGCGAAGACGGGCTGCCAAGTCCGGAGACCACCGGCATCTATGCGCTGCGCCTCGAGCAACAGCCGAACGCCCGTAGTCGGTTGTTACTGGAGTACCTGAAATCCCGTTTCAGCCCAATACCGCCCTGGGATCTGGCACTGCAAAGCGGCCTGGCCTGA
- a CDS encoding MarR family transcriptional regulator has translation MLDNQLCFALHSTSLLMTKVYKPLLQALGLTYPQYLAMMVLWEEDGLTVGEISSRLLTDPGSLTPLLKRLEAEGLLSRTRSREDERVVVVELTDAGRALQDKAMGIPQCILGASGLELEQLRKLQADLIALRSNLQASV, from the coding sequence ATGCTGGACAACCAGTTGTGTTTCGCCCTGCACTCCACGTCGTTGTTGATGACCAAGGTCTACAAACCGCTGCTGCAGGCCCTTGGCCTGACCTATCCGCAGTACCTGGCCATGATGGTGCTGTGGGAAGAGGACGGGTTGACCGTCGGTGAAATCAGCAGCCGCCTACTGACGGATCCGGGCTCACTGACCCCGCTGCTCAAGCGTTTGGAGGCTGAAGGTCTGTTGAGCCGCACCCGCAGCCGTGAGGATGAGCGGGTGGTGGTGGTGGAATTGACGGATGCCGGGCGTGCTTTGCAGGATAAGGCCATGGGGATTCCGCAGTGCATTCTGGGGGCCAGCGGTTTGGAGCTGGAGCAACTGCGCAAGCTGCAGGCTGATTTGATTGCGTTGCGCAGTAACCTGCAAGCAAGCGTCTGA
- a CDS encoding elongation factor P, giving the protein MKTGKELKPGTVIRLENDPWLVQKAEFTKSGRNSAIMKTKLKNLLTGYKTEIVYSADDKLDDVILDRKEATLSFISGDTYTFMDTTDYTMYELNAEDIEAVLPFVEEGMEDVCEAIFFEDRLVSVELPTTIVRQVDYTEGSARGDTSGKVMKPAKLKNGTELAVADFIEIGDLIEIDTREGGSYKGRAKK; this is encoded by the coding sequence ATGAAAACTGGTAAAGAACTGAAACCCGGTACAGTGATCCGTCTCGAAAACGACCCTTGGCTGGTTCAGAAAGCTGAGTTCACCAAGTCTGGTCGTAACAGCGCAATCATGAAGACCAAGCTGAAAAACCTGCTGACCGGTTACAAGACCGAGATCGTTTACAGCGCCGACGACAAACTGGACGACGTGATCCTCGACCGCAAAGAAGCGACCCTGTCCTTCATCAGCGGCGACACCTACACGTTCATGGACACCACCGACTACACCATGTACGAGCTGAACGCTGAAGATATCGAAGCCGTTCTGCCGTTCGTTGAAGAAGGCATGGAAGACGTCTGCGAAGCTATCTTCTTTGAAGATCGCCTGGTGTCCGTAGAGCTGCCGACCACTATCGTGCGTCAGGTTGACTACACCGAAGGTTCGGCTCGTGGCGACACTTCTGGCAAGGTGATGAAGCCTGCCAAGCTGAAAAACGGTACCGAACTGGCCGTTGCAGATTTCATCGAAATCGGCGACCTGATCGAGATCGACACCCGTGAAGGTGGTTCGTACAAAGGCCGCGCCAAGAAGTAA
- the earP gene encoding elongation factor P maturation arginine rhamnosyltransferase EarP gives MKARWDIFCSVVDNYGDIGVTWRLARQLVAEHGCEVRLWVDDLRAFERMCPDIDVQVHLQWQEGVEVRHWPADWVSAPAADVVIAAFACQLPPDYMEAMAERERVPLWMNLDYLSAEDWVVGCHRLPSVKFKGVQKYFFFPGFRPGTGGLLREAGLLEQRRAFQQDGAAQRQFLQTLGVFPDDGARLISLFAYENAGLAGWLDVLSTDGRATHLLVPEGRVLGDVARWLGLEGLVAGDIHQRDALTVQVLPFVRQEQYDRVLWCCDFNAVRGEDSFVRAQWAGRPLLWHIYRQDEDIHLDKLDAFLELYTAALSPAARAALVALWQAWNTDGDMAQGWKMLLEHWPEVSQHAENWCLEQALQADLATALVQFYESWI, from the coding sequence ATGAAAGCCCGCTGGGATATTTTTTGCAGCGTCGTCGACAATTACGGCGACATCGGCGTGACCTGGCGTTTGGCTCGCCAATTGGTGGCGGAGCATGGATGTGAAGTGCGCTTGTGGGTCGATGACCTGCGCGCCTTCGAGCGGATGTGTCCCGACATCGATGTGCAGGTGCATCTGCAATGGCAGGAAGGTGTCGAAGTGCGGCACTGGCCGGCCGACTGGGTGAGCGCGCCGGCGGCGGATGTGGTGATCGCCGCCTTCGCGTGCCAGTTGCCGCCCGATTATATGGAAGCCATGGCCGAGCGCGAACGCGTGCCGCTGTGGATGAACCTGGATTACCTGAGTGCCGAAGACTGGGTGGTGGGCTGCCACCGCCTGCCATCGGTGAAGTTCAAGGGCGTACAGAAGTATTTCTTTTTTCCCGGTTTCCGGCCCGGCACGGGCGGCCTGTTGCGGGAGGCGGGGTTGTTGGAACAGCGCAGGGCGTTTCAACAGGATGGGGCTGCGCAGCGACAGTTCCTGCAAACCCTGGGCGTGTTTCCTGACGACGGCGCGCGCTTGATCTCGCTGTTTGCCTACGAAAATGCCGGGCTCGCCGGTTGGTTGGACGTGTTATCGACGGACGGGCGTGCCACTCATCTATTGGTGCCGGAGGGGCGCGTCCTCGGTGATGTAGCGCGTTGGCTCGGGCTCGAGGGCTTGGTGGCGGGGGATATCCATCAGCGCGACGCCCTGACTGTGCAGGTGCTGCCATTTGTGCGCCAGGAACAATACGACCGCGTGTTGTGGTGCTGCGACTTCAACGCGGTGCGCGGCGAAGACTCGTTCGTGCGTGCCCAATGGGCCGGGCGGCCGCTGTTGTGGCACATCTATCGCCAGGACGAGGATATCCACCTCGACAAGCTCGATGCATTCCTTGAGTTGTATACGGCGGCCTTGTCGCCAGCCGCCAGAGCAGCGCTGGTCGCGCTTTGGCAAGCCTGGAATACGGACGGCGATATGGCACAAGGGTGGAAAATGCTCCTGGAACACTGGCCAGAGGTGAGCCAGCACGCTGAAAACTGGTGTCTGGAACAGGCCTTGCAGGCCGATCTTGCGACGGCGCTGGTACAGTTTTATGAAAGTTGGATATGA
- a CDS encoding transcription elongation factor GreAB — protein MNKHAVHQLILEKLTVDLDIAQRAAQTAYETATHEENIAENKYDTLGLEASYLAAGQAKRVEEIKQALALCQNLQLRAYDDQRGIEVGALLGLEDENGRQQWLFLAPDAAGLKVDVVGQPVTVITPRSPLGKGLLGKFEGDEVEILVAGARQLFTVTEAK, from the coding sequence ATGAATAAACACGCCGTCCACCAGTTGATTCTGGAAAAGCTCACCGTCGACCTCGACATCGCCCAACGCGCCGCGCAGACCGCCTACGAAACCGCGACCCACGAAGAAAACATCGCGGAAAACAAATACGACACCCTGGGGCTGGAGGCTTCGTACCTCGCCGCCGGCCAAGCCAAGCGCGTCGAGGAAATCAAGCAAGCGCTAGCGCTGTGCCAGAACCTGCAACTGCGTGCATACGATGATCAGCGAGGGATAGAGGTCGGCGCGCTACTGGGCCTGGAGGATGAAAACGGTCGCCAGCAGTGGCTGTTCCTGGCACCGGATGCGGCGGGTTTGAAAGTGGATGTGGTCGGGCAGCCGGTCACCGTCATCACCCCGCGCTCACCTTTGGGCAAAGGCTTGCTGGGCAAGTTCGAAGGGGATGAGGTCGAGATTCTGGTGGCAGGCGCTCGGCAACTATTTACGGTTACCGAGGCCAAGTAA